In Candidatus Poribacteria bacterium, one DNA window encodes the following:
- a CDS encoding HEAT repeat domain-containing protein — protein sequence NSYVKGTAIDALNRIGTPATAPLLEVLATKARNLIPDEDTGFTADYQYIASAYIDDLWMKKYRIGTQAAAIQTLGLLKAEAAVQPLIKELANEELQSNALAALIEMRGVAVPPMLDALKNSTNEIRIEVADALGAIGDRRAIAPLIEALNSDPHKEVKALAAVGLGNMRARRAVPALTAALSYDDTTATNAAEALGKIGVTTEDAVEKLIVIAMDKQMRETLRLAAIAAL from the coding sequence CGAACAGTTACGTCAAAGGTACAGCCATAGATGCACTCAACCGTATAGGAACCCCCGCAACCGCACCTCTCCTTGAAGTTTTGGCAACGAAAGCGCGAAATCTGATTCCCGACGAGGACACCGGTTTTACTGCAGACTATCAATACATTGCGAGTGCTTACATTGATGATCTGTGGATGAAAAAATACCGAATCGGCACACAAGCCGCCGCAATCCAAACGCTCGGACTCCTCAAAGCGGAAGCCGCCGTGCAACCCCTGATAAAAGAATTAGCAAACGAAGAATTACAAAGTAATGCCTTAGCAGCACTCATTGAAATGCGCGGTGTTGCTGTCCCGCCTATGCTTGACGCGCTCAAAAACAGCACAAATGAGATTCGGATAGAGGTCGCAGACGCGCTCGGCGCAATCGGTGACCGGCGTGCAATCGCACCGCTGATTGAGGCGTTAAATAGTGACCCGCATAAAGAGGTTAAAGCATTAGCAGCGGTTGGACTTGGCAATATGCGGGCGCGTCGCGCGGTTCCCGCACTGACGGCGGCACTCTCCTACGACGATACGACTGCCACTAATGCTGCGGAGGCACTCGGAAAAATCGGGGTAACGACAGAAGACGCTGTTGAAAAATTGATCGTCATCGCGATGGATAAACAGATGCGGGAGACCCTGCGTCTCGCGGCTATCGCTGCGCT